From the Anaerolineales bacterium genome, the window GAATAATTGCGGACGGCCAAGGACAAAACGGACGGCCAGATCGATGTTTTTTTTCTCGGTGAGCGGTTCATACCAAGTCGTGGTTGTGTGCTCGGCACCCTCCCCCCACGGACGCCGGCAGATCGATTTGATGGTCTGCAGCGCGACCCCGCGTCCCGCACAAACCCCCGCCAGGCGATCAAAGCCGGCCGCATATTCCGGATTCTGCATCAGCGGGTAGTTGTACGGAAGCAGCACCGAGGCGAACTCGAAGCGCTCCAGTGCGCGCAGGAGCACCGCCGGCGCCAGCAGCCCGTGGCTGGTGATGCCGATAAAGCGCACCAGCCCTTCCGCGCGCGCATCGGCCGCGGCTTCCAGCGCGCCGTCCGTCCCGAGCGCGGCCTCCAATTCTTCCATCGTTTGCACCGCATGCAATTGGATTAGGTCGATGCGGTCGGTTTGCAGGCGTTCCAGGGAACGGCGGATTTCATCCCGCGCCTTGGTGCGGCCGCGTTCGCCGGTCTTGGTCGCCAGAAAAAAGTCCCCCCGCTGGCGCTTCATCCAGGGGCCGACTCGCAACTCGGCCTCGCCGTAGGAGGCGGCGACGTCAATGTGGTTTACGCCGTGCCGCAGCAGGACTTCCAGGGTCCTTTCGGCGACGGCCTGGGTCACGCCGGAAAGCGCCGCCGCGCCGAACAGGCAGCGGGAGCTTTCATGGCCGGTTTTTCCGAACGCTTGTTTCGCCAGCATGAATGCAACCTCCTTTCGATTTCCCATGTTCCCCGCAGGAGTCCCCTGACGTTTGCCTGCAAGCCTCCGAGGCAATGGATGGGAATCATACCTGGAAAGGGCCGGCTGTGGGCTTTGTGGATCCGGTCCGAGCCTACGCGGCTGGTGCGGTCGGCGGGGTAATGTTCAGGAATCGACCGTATAGCCATGGTTTTCGCGGCTTTCCATTCGTTGGGGAGGAGGGCGAAACGTGGCATTTTCGAGTGAAAAAACATCCCCCCAAAAAAATGTTGATAAATCCGGATCTCATGATAATATATACCGTATCCAACCGTCAGATATTCTCATGGAATAGTTCCAAACCCATTCGGAATTCCCGGGTTCGCCGGTTACCACGAACTGCGGGTGGGTTTTGGCCGTTCCAAAACCCCGATCCACAAAATCATCCCACAATCCGTGCAACGGTTCCCAGATCAAAGTGGCTGTACGGCTTTGCATTCTTTTTCCATGGATTGAAACATGCCGCTTATCCAGATCGAAAACCTAACCAAGCATTTTCGAATCCTCAACCGCCGGGAAGGATTGCGGGGCGCCGTCCGCGACCTGTTCTCCGGCGACTATCGCACGGTCAAGGCCGTCGACGGCATCTCCTTCGACATCGAGCCGGGGGAGATCGTCGGCTACATCGGCCCCAACGGCGCCGGAAAATCCACCACGGTCAAGATGATGACCGGGATCCTCAAGCCGACCGGGGGGATCCTGAA encodes:
- a CDS encoding aldo/keto reductase; amino-acid sequence: MLAKQAFGKTGHESSRCLFGAAALSGVTQAVAERTLEVLLRHGVNHIDVAASYGEAELRVGPWMKRQRGDFFLATKTGERGRTKARDEIRRSLERLQTDRIDLIQLHAVQTMEELEAALGTDGALEAAADARAEGLVRFIGITSHGLLAPAVLLRALERFEFASVLLPYNYPLMQNPEYAAGFDRLAGVCAGRGVALQTIKSICRRPWGEGAEHTTTTWYEPLTEKKNIDLAVRFVLGRPQLFLNTVSDVALLPRVLEAASRFSGTPEDSEMQKMAADLAMRPLWAPEE